The window TTGCGAAACGATAGTGTGTACATATAATGAATTTACATGgctgaatgaatgaatttaCATAGAACATAGCTACCTATTTTGAGTGTTAGTTTGATATTTTGTTATCTGCAAATGTTGGCTTCTCTGCCATGGATGATTTTCTGAGTTTAGAAACACGAAAAGGATCTCGACAACCGCGTTGAGTTATCATTTGTCATAATTTTATCATTTATCATTCATAGGCTTCTTTAAATAATTATGTTGCAATAGTCACTTAATTGACAAATATATGTGATCCTGTATCTTAACCTACTCCGCTTATGCATGGGAAACAAGACTCCGTGCCAATAAAGTAGTACTGCTAGACCAGTTGCGCACGGGTGCACCAAAGCGCAGCGCACCACGATCTGATATCTAATCCACAACTATGTAACTCACCACGGATGCACCAAGGCGCACTACTATACGCTGTAGTACTAATTTAATATATTTGTGCTGTCTTTTTCCTCTCATACACATATCTCTGTAAGAGGGGAATTTGTTTAATCTGAATTCGCGTTAGgtataggctactgtagccCACTTTAAGTGTATTTTACTAACCCGTTGTGCGTTCTCAACTTCACAGAGAACTCCAATTTCCCACAAAGTGATAGAAAAAAGGCGACGGGACCGAATCAACCGCTGCCTCAACGAACTTGGAAAAACTGTCCCAATGGCTCTTGCTAAACAGGTAGGCTTCTTCTTTTACATACACATTTTAATGAGATGTTGTGGCGTTGTAGTAGGATGTTTTAAGCGTCTTGACGTTGTTTATTGGTTTGATTGTTTGTGGTTATGACCACAGGGCAAAGTTTTTACATGTGTTTCCGTTTGGATTGATAGAACTCGGGGAAACTTGAGAAGGCAGAAATTCTGGAGATGACTGTGCAGTATCTACGTGCGCTCCACTCCGCAGACTTTCCCCGTGGAAGAGAAAAAGGTAGGCCTTCGTTATTTTGCGCACATAACAGCACCTACATCTCAGCACCACACAAAGTCTCGTAAATGATGGTAAGCATGCTGTGCTAATCATACCTATCTTTACTTAATTCAGGTGAACTGCTCGCAGAGTTCGCGAACTACTTCCACTACGGCTATCACGAATGTATGAAGAACCTGGTGCACTACCTCAccacagaggagagggtagaaacCAAAGACATCAAGTACGCGCGGATTATAGCTTTCCTCCAGTCTAAATCCCGGGCAGTCACTGAGCCCATCTTCGGATCCGTGGGAACTCTGCCGGACCCCGCAGATTTTCTGGGCCAGTTGCACTCATCCCCGGAACACCAGAGCCTTAGCCCCTGTGAATCCATGTTCCAGCAGAGCCCACCGGGACATTTCCCATGGCACACCTCAGGGCGCAGTCCCACTATCACGTATCCAACAGTGCCATTATCCTCTCCGACGCAACAGCATGGCGGCTACTTGTCGCCCGTGCAGGGACTTGACCATCACTATTTCAACTTTATTGGCCACTCACATGCGAATGCGTTCAGTTTGCACACTGCGCAACATGCTTTGTAAATATTATCAGCGTTTATAAATTGTCGTTATTTATGTAGACTAGCTTATGTAATGAAACAGCTGAATGTGAATATTTGAATGAAATAAATATTTCTTTTCAACAGATATTATATCATTTTCCATGTCATTTTTCTAGTCTATCTCGTCCATGTTGATTTTATTAAGATAATAGCTGTAGTATTACATGTGAATGGATCGCTCACAGTCATATTAAACTTAAGTCCTTGACTTCAAAGCGAAACTAACTTCAACTTCAATTTTTGGAGGCATGTATTTCTTTTTAGGTTACTAAATAATTACTGATCAATAGAAAAACACAAAAAGCCTATTAGTTTTGGCAACGTTTCAGTATGGCTACCCAGGCTCCATCCGTTTCTTTGTAGGTCGGATGTGGACCTAACTACAGGCAACTTGTGTGACAAATGCAAGACAGTTCTTTACAGTAAAACATAACATAAATAAATACGCTGTTGTCTCATCGATAACAGAGTTTCTGAGCTGAAGACATAATCAGCATCTTCTGGATAGTCAGTTGGACACCATCATTTATGACAGGCTATGTCCTGGCTGATCCATTCATAACAGACACAATACTGCAACCCCGCATACGGTGTTATCTTGACAGATCTAAACAGAATGCAAATAAAATTGGCCGCGTTCTCTCACCAAACGAAGTAAGCCCCCTTGGATAGGATTAGTTGTGGATTTCAACAGCCAACGACAGAACAGTTTTTTTAAGATCCGTGGGCACTGGTCAGTTCCACCTATATTTAAATATTAGGTCACGAGATTCCTTCACAGATAGCTAATTCATATAGAAAATCTCTTTaacatggagaaggagaggcagacaaTGTTTTACAGGGGCCTATCATTGCCCCCCTCAACCAACTTAAACAAGCTTGTTCTTACACAGGCCATTCATCCTTACCCATTAAATTAAAGGCTGTTAGAAAGAATTGAAACATTTTGCATGTATTAAGCCATCAAGGAAACACAGTTGGATTTGTTTCATATTGGTGGTTAAGGTAGTTAAATTGTCAACTTGTAAAACATTTGTCATTCAGGCCAGAAATGCATTGCAGGGTAACAGATGAATTAAGAGAATCCATTAAAAAAAGTTTAGAGATGGGAAAATGGAAGAGCATTAGAGATAAAATGTAAAGGGGGAAATATGATAAGGAACCCAACACCGCTGCCAACAGGCACAAAAACATAAACATGGTTAACTATTCATGGTCATGAAGAGGAGAAAGGTGAGAAATGATTTGAATAGGAAAAGACAGGCCACAATGGTAAGATTTTGAGCTTTTTGCTTTTTAAGCATTTGAATAAGGACACACTCAGTTATGCCGTTTAATGCCTACAAAATATCCAGAGATACTAAGACATTCTATAATATAAAATGATATCATATATTCTTCAACAACTGGAAACAAATCAGCCTTTACATTTAATTTAAGACTATGATCTTTGCTCCTCTGGCTGGTCACCTCACATGAGAAAATGTCATTTTGACAGAAAAAAAGCAGATTTTGTCAAGCTGGTTCCTTATAGGtggctctcttctctctcaataACGGGACTAATCTTGTcccctgtctttctttctttaagtAAGTTGTATGGTGTTGATTCGCAAGAGTgtgtggagaaaagagaggtgAGAAAAGAAAAGGGTGAACCTCTGAGTGTTTTTTGGGGCTGGGGGTCCTCCATTGTGGGGTGTCTGAATGGGGGACAATCTCTGGTTCCTTGGGTTTCATCCTTGAGCGACCCCGAAGAAACATGATCAGGCCCATCAAAGATGCTGCGGAAGACGGGaaagggggcagggggaagggggggcgctGTGTTACTCTCCTCTcaggcctggctctctctcccctcttctccgcACCGCTCACTGAGCCTGGGGGCCGGATCACCCTGTGGTCATTAACCCCCCGGTTTTTATACCCGCTAACAAACATCATCATCCAAAACTCAGTCATGTAAACTGATGTTCACACGcatataaacaaacacatccacactcaACCTGCAGACATTCATACAAGTGTTGGATGTGTCCCGTGTGTggaatgatggatggatggatgcataGATGGACAGATAGATGGGTGGATGGGTGCATAAACAACATTAATGGCCTCACCAGCTACTGactaagacagaaagaaagaatgaaagaaaggcTGTGGCAGTGCAGAATAAAAGTGTTAATACGATGAAAGGAGAGGTCTTTGAAGGAATACTTGGACCCCAACTGCCCAATATTAGTTTAAATCCCCTCTCTAAAGACAGTGTTTAGTGTGGAATAAAGACTCATGTGCAGTCAGATAAGAAAGCACAACgcatgaataataataaatcaagCAGGAAAAAAAGAACCACAGCATTGTTTATTGTCATGTTAACCCTATCTCAGTGAGTGAGCTTTGAATATCCTGCTGGTTAGAAATTGTTTATCCTTTGAAATTCATATCACACAATACATTCTCTCAGCTTTCCAGTTTTATAGGAATATTGAAGCAAAACAGTCACAGTTTTTAAATTTAACAAGTCAATAGCCAAGCCAAGTATTCAATTTTGCTGATGATTTTGACATTACTTTGTTGAGTTTGGAAAGTATTTATTTGATTGAATATTCCTTGAATtacttaaaaacaaaaacacattttactcTCTGGAAACCAAAGGTATTTTTTTATTCTAGTGTATGTTTTTAGGTGTGAATGTTTATTTAACTCTTTGCCTTTTAGCAGTTTTCTATAGTTTTTGTTACTCAAGTTTAGTCAGTACTTAGGTTTATAATCTTAAAGAACTAAATATTTAATGTTTACCCCTCATTCACTGCATTCAATGACATCAGACAGCTGTTAACTTCCCCCTTTTCAAGGTGAGAAAACACATGATCTCGTTGATAAAGCGATGGCAATGAAAATGGCTAATGGCAAAGATTCCAGAACATTTAAAATTGTATTCACTTATTCCTTTATCAATAtttgtatatatacataaaaaattaaataaaaacataattatataatataaacatgcaaatagtgcatgtagaaTATACAGCAGAagttcaaggatcagaagttaATAGGTCCAACCGTATTTCAGTAGTCAGAGTCAAATAACAGTCTCATATTTACAAGGCACAGCACAGCATAAAGTAACCGCATAATCAAGACCACACAACGGCCCGCTAATATCCCACCCAGTACAGAATTCAAGGAGCACTTCTCAGGGATTGAATAAAATGAAGCAAATGTATTTATAACTGACCGGCTTCAAAAAACATCCAACATATAAATTCCATCACACAAATGCAAACATTAGTATTactcgtgtgcatgtgtgtggcctCGTATGAATCAGGGTCTTGCTTGAGTTTCCCTGACCTTCTGAACGTATCTTCCCACTTTGACAGAAGTTCTGTCCGCAACCATGTCCAGCAGACGGTTAAGTTTACTGGAGTCCCATGGCAGATTGGCAGTGCTTTTTCTTCACAGGGCAGCGTTTGGCATGCTTGGTGTTAGGACTGGGAGAAGTGCCAAAGAAGCGGCGAAAACCAAAACCCACTGTCTTGGGTTGGTAATCAAAGTCCTCAGAAGGGGACAGCGGattcccaacacacacccctccttcaAATCGAACCCATGAAaagacagtgtatgtgtgtgtgtgtttgtgcatgtgtgtatgtgtgagagagactgatgCAGAatataagagagaaagagggggcaaCCATGTCCACTTCACAGATAGATGAACACCACTATCTCACAGGGTTTAaggactccccctcctccgcttGGCTCCTCTTTtccacccccttcctcctccccaatTCACCAACAATGACAAATCTTGGCAGCAAACTCAGCGCATGTAAGCAAGTTTCCCATAGAAGAAAAGCTGCACCAACAGCCATCTTAGTACCTTGGCACAGACTCAGAAGAATGGGACACACTGTAAGAAAATATGAATGGAGTCTGTGTAAAAACATGTAAACAACATTTAACTGTCTTGAACTGGAGGCATGGAGTACAATAACTAAACTAATCTATACTTTTTAATGAGAAATTTGAAATTATGATTTGTTTGTACACATTCTTTAAAGTTTGAATCTTCCTTTTCCAAAGCACAAACTTCTCAGAAGTCTAAATTGAAAGTTTAGGAAACAAAACATTTGGGAGAATTTACATAGAAGGCAAACCGTGCTTCATTCAGTATACTAGCCAATACGGTTGTCTTCTTAAGTGTCTCCCAGCCCCCTCTGTGCCCTTGTGGGATGAGGGCTTTACCTTTTCG of the Osmerus eperlanus chromosome 14, fOsmEpe2.1, whole genome shotgun sequence genome contains:
- the helt gene encoding hairy and enhancer of split-related protein helt isoform X1; the protein is MASKMKDRKRTPISHKVIEKRRRDRINRCLNELGKTVPMALAKQNSGKLEKAEILEMTVQYLRALHSADFPRGREKGELLAEFANYFHYGYHECMKNLVHYLTTEERVETKDIKYARIIAFLQSKSRAVTEPIFGSVGTLPDPADFLGQLHSSPEHQSLSPCESMFQQSPPGHFPWHTSGRSPTITYPTVPLSSPTQQHGGYLSPVQGLDHHYFNFIGHSHANAFSLHTAQHAL
- the helt gene encoding hairy and enhancer of split-related protein helt isoform X2, whose product is MALAKQNSGKLEKAEILEMTVQYLRALHSADFPRGREKGELLAEFANYFHYGYHECMKNLVHYLTTEERVETKDIKYARIIAFLQSKSRAVTEPIFGSVGTLPDPADFLGQLHSSPEHQSLSPCESMFQQSPPGHFPWHTSGRSPTITYPTVPLSSPTQQHGGYLSPVQGLDHHYFNFIGHSHANAFSLHTAQHAL